In one Rutidosis leptorrhynchoides isolate AG116_Rl617_1_P2 chromosome 8, CSIRO_AGI_Rlap_v1, whole genome shotgun sequence genomic region, the following are encoded:
- the LOC139861889 gene encoding uncharacterized protein: MVNSEMPRKRVAFVLIDGLGDVSIPRFGYKTPLEAAEVPNLDALASAGVNGLMDPVEVGLGCGSDTAHLSLLGYDPRVYYRGRGAFESMGAGLAMAPGDIAFKSNFATLDEKTGVVTSRRADRHFEEEGPILCAALDKMKLPSFPEYEVRVRYATEHRCGVVVKGPKLSGNISGTDPLKDNRLLLQAQPLDDTEEAKHTATVVNELSKEISKILVAHPLNAKRAAEGKTIANVVLLRGCGIRIEVTTFEKNHGLRPCMVAPTKIIAGLGLSLGIDILEAQGATGDYRTLLTSKATAISNALSAPLRTCPNVFVPGEDEHKPGLSDGYDFGFLHIKAIDDAGHDKASVFKVKGLEAVDKAIGQLARLLWEAESTGQFQFSLCVTGDHSTPVEYGDHSFEPVPFTLCRLKDYVGAVGGESVVLQTSLDTFPLPVIKSGEDLDADVVAEEGKSKKIQAFSGDSVCKLNELAVAKGCLGRFPGSEMMGIIKKFLELKL; the protein is encoded by the exons ATGGTTAATTCGGAGATGCCCCGTAAACGAGTTGCATTTGTGTTAATTGATGGATTGGGAGATGTTTCTATTCCAAGATTCGGATACAAAACTCCATTAGAAGCTGCAGAAGTGCCTAATTTGGATGCCCTTGCTTCTGCTGGTGTTAATGGGCTTATGGACCCGGTTGAAGTCGGGTTGGGCTGCGGTAGTGACACCGCTCATCTTTCTTTATTGGGTTATGACCCGCGAGTGTATTATCGTGGTCGAGGCGCTTTTGAATCGATGGGTGCTGGTTTGGCCATGGCACCAGGGGATATTGCTTTCAAA TCGAACTTTGCAACCCTAGATGAGAAAACAGGTGTAGTCACCAGCAGAAGAGCTGATCGGCATTTTGAAGAAGAGGGGCCCATCTTGTGTGCAGCACTCGATAAAATGAAGCTACCATCCTTTCCCGAGTATGAAGTCAGAGTCAG GTATGCAACGGAACACAGATGTGGCGTCGTTGTAAAAGGACCTAAACTAAGCGGAAATATCTCTGGAACCGACCCGTTGAAGGATAACCGGTTACTTTTACAAGCTCAACCTCTTGATGATACAGAAGAGGCGAAACATACTGCAACCGTTGTTAACGAATTATCCAAAGAAATATCTAAAATTCTGGTTGCTCATCCTCTTAACGCGAAACGTGCAGCTGAAGGGAAGACGATTGCCAATGTGGTCCTTTTACGAGGATGTGGTATTAGAATTGAG GTAACTACATTTGAGAAGAACCATGGTCTACGACCATGCATGGTGGCCCCCACGAAAATCATAGCTGGCCTCGGGCTATCACTTGGTATAGATATTTTAGAAGCTCAAGGAGCAACGGGAGATTATCGAACGCTATTGACATCTAAAGCAACTGCAATATCAAACGCATTATCGGCTCCTTTGCGGACTTGTCCGAACGTTTTTGTACCAGGAGAAGACGAGCACAAACCTGGTCTTTCCGATGGCTATGATTTCGGTTTTCTACATATAAAG GCGATAGATGATGCAGGTCACGATAAAGCAAGCGTCTTTAAAGTCAAAGGGTTAGAAGCTGTTGATAAAGCCATAGGGCAGCTTGCCAGGCTTCTTTGGGAGGCAGAGTCAACAGGTCAATTCCAGTTTTCCCTTTGTGTCACCGGGGACCACTCTACACCGGTTGAATATGGGGACCACAGCTTTGAACCGGTCCCATTTACATTGTGTCGGTTGAAAGACTATGTGGGTGCAGTCGGTGGAGAGTCAGTGGTATTACAAACTTCACTTGATACGTTTCCTCTTCCTGTTATCAAATCTGGTGAAGATTTGGATGCTGATGTGGTGGCAGAAGAGGGAAAAAgtaaaaagattcaagctttttctGGTGATTCAGTTTGTAAGTTAAATGAACTAGCGGTGGCGAAAGGTTGTCTTGGGCGGTTTCCAGGAAGTGAGATGATGGGAATTATAAAAAAATTTCTTGAACTTAAACTATGA
- the LOC139863663 gene encoding tetraspanin-8-like encodes MGMFGKLLLTIWLMGGTAGSIYLLGRRFVEMGMRVVQLHNETCLEDPVLWPTWLMTLILVSCVLGLMGIVCKLKLFQWLFSILINLGVIYVIAIMVWRLLMFGWIRKPTSMSFEEVYKNNSPLDDEYKSRLIQAMASDNVWEDVNECLTEIQFCEEAKGPEKFFANDDWKIEEFYEYYREGCCKAPPRCAQKLISLKEVSETDDCMKWANATLKKPTHAKCYNCNSCKAARLATYQADQDKVRIYTLLAAVFMFVANMFVSMGGFD; translated from the exons ATGGGGATGTTTGGGAAACTATTGCTCACCATTTGGCTAATGGGTGGGACCGCAGGCTCGATATATCTACTAGGAAGACGGTTCGTTGAAATGGGCATGCGTGTGGTGCAACTTCATAACGAAACATGTTTAGAGGACCCTGTGTTATGGCCAACATGGCTTATGACCCTTATATTGGTTTCGTGCGTCCTAGGACTCATGGGGATCGTGTGTAAACTCAAACTGTTTCAATGGCTATTTAGTATCTTGATCAACCTTGGAGTTATTTATGTTATTGCCATTATGGTTTGGCGTTTGCTGATGTTCGGGTGGATAAGGAAACCGACGTCGATGAGTTTTGAAGAAGTTTATAAGAACAATTCGCCTTTAGATGACGAGTACAAGTCCAGGTTGATTCAGGCCATGGCTTCAGACAACGTGTGGGAAGACGTTAACGAGTGCTTGACCGAGATTCAATTTTGTGAAGAAGCCAAAGGTCCTGAAAAGTTCTTCGCTAACGATGATTGGAAAATTGAAGAATTCTACGAATATTATAGG GAGGGGTGTTGTAAAGCTCCACCAAGATGTGCACAGAAGTTGATTTCGCTAAAAGAAGTAAGTGAAACGGACGATTGCATGAAATGGGCCAACGCAACATTAAAGAAGCCGACCCATGCCAAATGTTACAACTGCAATTCGTGTAAGGCAGCACGCTTGGCAACTTACCAAGCCGACCAAGACAAGGTGCGTATATATACGCTGCTTGCTGCTGTTTTCATGTTTGTCGCCAACATGTTTGTTTCAATGGGTGGTTTCGACTAA